The Crocosphaera subtropica ATCC 51142 genome includes a window with the following:
- the gcvT gene encoding glycine cleavage system aminomethyltransferase GcvT, whose product MANSNVSDSLLRTPLYDLIIQQKARMTAFSGWEMPVQFTGLKVEHHAVRTGVGMFDISHMGKFTLEGEGLFPMLQSLVPSDLERLTPGKAQYTVLLNPDGGIIDDIIVYCQGEEKAVIIVNAATKDKDKKWILSNLGATSLNFTDVSSQKVLLAIQGPETVEKLQPLVEADLTQLSFFGHTDTEVLGYPAFIARTGYTGEDGFEVMIDPEGGQELWRSLLQAGVTPCGLGARDTLRLEAAMSLYGQDIDDHTTPLEAGLKWLVHLDKKGEFMGREVLEKQATEGVKRRLVGLEMEGRHIARHGYSVASEGKIVGEVTSGTIGPTVGKAIALAYVPTALSKIGTMVEVEIRGKLYPAKVVKKPFYKSENR is encoded by the coding sequence GTGGCTAATTCTAACGTCTCTGATTCTCTTTTGCGTACTCCTTTATATGATTTAATCATCCAACAGAAAGCGAGAATGACAGCGTTTTCGGGTTGGGAAATGCCAGTACAGTTTACTGGACTAAAAGTAGAACATCACGCCGTCAGAACTGGGGTGGGAATGTTTGATATTTCTCACATGGGTAAGTTTACTTTAGAGGGAGAAGGTTTATTTCCTATGTTACAGTCCCTAGTTCCTTCTGACTTAGAACGGTTAACCCCAGGTAAAGCTCAATATACCGTCTTATTAAACCCAGATGGGGGTATTATTGATGACATCATTGTTTACTGTCAAGGGGAAGAAAAAGCGGTTATTATTGTTAATGCAGCTACGAAAGATAAGGATAAAAAGTGGATTTTGTCGAATTTAGGCGCAACCAGTCTTAATTTTACTGATGTATCTTCACAAAAAGTCTTATTAGCCATTCAAGGCCCCGAAACCGTCGAAAAATTACAGCCTTTGGTTGAGGCTGATCTCACTCAACTGTCTTTCTTTGGCCATACAGATACTGAAGTGTTGGGATATCCTGCGTTTATTGCCCGAACTGGATACACTGGCGAAGATGGGTTTGAGGTGATGATCGATCCTGAAGGAGGACAAGAGTTATGGCGATCGCTACTTCAAGCTGGCGTAACCCCTTGCGGTTTGGGGGCTAGAGATACCCTGCGTTTAGAAGCTGCTATGTCTTTATACGGTCAAGATATTGATGATCATACCACTCCCCTAGAAGCCGGGTTAAAATGGCTGGTGCATTTGGATAAAAAAGGTGAGTTTATGGGGCGAGAAGTGTTAGAAAAACAAGCTACAGAAGGGGTTAAACGGCGTTTAGTCGGCTTAGAAATGGAAGGACGACATATTGCCCGTCATGGCTATTCGGTGGCTTCTGAGGGCAAAATTGTGGGAGAAGTCACTAGCGGAACCATTGGGCCCACAGTTGGAAAAGCGATCGCTTTAGCTTATGTTCCCACAGCGTTAAGTAAAATAGGGACAATGGTTGAGGTAGAAATTAGAGGAAAATTATACCCTGCTAAAGTGGTTAAAAAGCCTTTTTATAAGTCGGAAAATCGTTAA
- the lspA gene encoding signal peptidase II gives MKKNRWFWIVGIIGFIIDQVTKYWVVQTFPTIGDTIPLWSGVFHFTYVINTGAAFSFFEGGAKWLRWLSLGVSLGLMALAWWGEKMKVTEQLGYGFILSGALGNGLDRFLFGYVVDFLDFRLINFPVFNLADVFINIGILLLLIASLGSQSSGKVS, from the coding sequence GTGAAAAAAAATCGTTGGTTTTGGATAGTCGGTATTATCGGTTTTATTATAGATCAAGTGACTAAATATTGGGTGGTGCAAACCTTTCCTACCATTGGTGATACCATACCGTTATGGTCAGGGGTTTTTCACTTTACTTATGTCATTAATACAGGGGCTGCATTCAGCTTTTTTGAAGGGGGGGCTAAATGGTTACGTTGGCTTTCTTTGGGGGTGAGTTTAGGGTTAATGGCGTTAGCTTGGTGGGGAGAAAAAATGAAAGTAACAGAACAATTAGGCTATGGGTTTATTTTATCTGGTGCATTAGGCAATGGATTAGATCGTTTTTTATTTGGCTATGTGGTAGATTTTTTAGATTTTCGTTTAATTAATTTTCCTGTGTTTAATTTAGCCGATGTTTTTATTAATATTGGCATTTTACTTTTATTAATAGCTAGTTTGGGATCTCAATCTTCTGGGAAAGTCTCTTAG
- the bioB gene encoding biotin synthase BioB: MIQFIRPKTASGKTIVVQLSASPPQTPPPTDTNALKNWLEILSQRIINGDRLTKTEALTLTQIDGQDNILLLCEAADRIRQACCGNVVDLCSIINVKSGNCSENCQFCSQSVHHQGENSPIYGLKSSEEILAQAKAAEVAGAKRFCLVSQGRGPKYNSPQSGEFEKILETVRQITTETNIKPCCALGEVTLEQAEALKEAGVTRYNHNLEASENYYQSIVSTHSWGDRVETVKNLKKAGIQACTGGIMGMGETWEDRVDLAISLRELEVDSVPINLLNPREGTPLGHLPKLDVFDALKAIAIFRFLLPEQILRYAGGREAVMGELQSLGLKSGINAMLIGHYLTTLGQPPENDHAMLESLGLQGGEAPIPGEYKKKTQKKAH, translated from the coding sequence ATGATACAATTCATAAGACCTAAAACAGCATCAGGTAAGACTATCGTGGTTCAATTATCCGCTTCACCCCCTCAAACTCCCCCACCTACAGACACCAACGCCTTAAAAAACTGGTTAGAGATTTTATCCCAACGTATTATAAACGGCGATCGCCTCACTAAAACAGAAGCCTTAACCCTCACCCAAATAGACGGCCAAGATAACATCTTATTACTGTGTGAAGCAGCCGATCGCATCCGTCAAGCTTGTTGTGGTAACGTAGTAGACTTGTGTAGCATTATCAACGTAAAATCCGGCAACTGCTCAGAAAATTGCCAATTTTGCTCCCAGTCTGTCCACCACCAAGGGGAAAATAGTCCTATCTATGGCTTAAAATCTTCTGAAGAAATTCTCGCCCAAGCTAAAGCAGCCGAAGTAGCCGGGGCAAAACGTTTCTGTTTAGTCAGTCAAGGAAGAGGACCGAAATATAATAGTCCCCAATCAGGAGAATTTGAGAAAATACTAGAAACAGTAAGACAGATTACTACCGAAACCAATATTAAGCCCTGTTGCGCCCTCGGAGAAGTGACTCTCGAACAAGCAGAAGCATTAAAAGAAGCTGGTGTCACTCGCTACAACCATAATTTAGAAGCCTCCGAAAACTATTATCAATCCATCGTTTCTACCCATTCCTGGGGCGATCGCGTCGAAACCGTTAAAAACCTCAAAAAAGCAGGAATTCAAGCCTGTACGGGTGGAATAATGGGCATGGGAGAGACGTGGGAGGATAGGGTTGACCTCGCCATCTCCTTACGAGAATTAGAAGTAGATTCCGTTCCCATCAACCTCCTCAACCCAAGAGAAGGAACCCCTTTAGGCCATTTACCGAAACTGGATGTATTTGATGCCTTAAAAGCGATCGCTATTTTCCGTTTTCTTCTCCCTGAGCAAATTCTACGGTACGCTGGCGGACGGGAGGCTGTCATGGGAGAATTACAAAGTTTAGGGTTAAAATCAGGAATTAATGCTATGCTGATTGGACATTACCTAACGACCCTGGGGCAACCCCCAGAAAACGATCACGCCATGCTAGAATCTTTAGGACTGCAAGGGGGTGAAGCTCCAATACCCGGTGAATATAAAAAGAAAACCCAAAAAAAAGCTCACTAA
- a CDS encoding biotin transporter BioY, with amino-acid sequence MNIKRKPKKKLTNTTKSSSTVSFANELLWAIIGLLLTIFSTFVEAFVTNMPWTWTEQGVNSMPLGVTFQVGAVLLTGCMGGKNAGFLAQVAYVFLGLFWYPVFAQGGGLQYWQQPSFGYILGFMPGAWLCGWLAFQRRTKLEVLGISAAAGLLIIHGCGLIYLLGLFFLSPANLPSDNLFDLIINYSVEPIPGQLVVVCVVAVIAFILRHILFY; translated from the coding sequence GTGAATATAAAAAGAAAACCCAAAAAAAAGCTCACTAATACAACAAAATCCTCATCAACGGTGTCTTTTGCCAATGAACTGCTTTGGGCGATAATCGGCTTATTACTAACTATATTCAGCACCTTTGTTGAAGCTTTCGTCACGAATATGCCCTGGACTTGGACTGAACAAGGGGTCAATAGTATGCCCCTTGGGGTCACGTTTCAAGTGGGGGCTGTCCTGCTAACCGGCTGTATGGGCGGAAAAAACGCAGGTTTCTTAGCTCAAGTGGCTTATGTGTTCTTGGGTTTATTTTGGTATCCCGTTTTTGCTCAAGGGGGTGGCTTACAATACTGGCAACAACCGAGTTTTGGTTATATTTTAGGGTTTATGCCGGGGGCTTGGTTGTGTGGTTGGTTGGCATTTCAGAGAAGAACAAAGTTAGAAGTATTAGGAATTAGTGCTGCTGCTGGTTTATTAATCATTCATGGTTGTGGCTTAATTTATTTATTAGGACTCTTCTTTCTCAGCCCTGCTAACTTACCCTCAGATAATCTTTTTGACCTTATTATTAATTATTCCGTTGAGCCTATTCCTGGGCAATTAGTGGTGGTTTGTGTTGTGGCTGTTATTGCGTTTATTTTGCGTCATATTCTCTTTTATTAA
- a CDS encoding DUF2079 domain-containing protein, whose product MKIPRKLWLIFGISSLVLFFCASLRHWLFQSNALDLGWFDQSLYLISQGKPPIVSFSEDHILGDHAAFIFYPLALFYVIYSNVHWLFLIQAIALSISIVLLWLLAKQAGLKDNLALTIVGVYLLYPLIFNVNLFDFHSEVIALPTIFWAVLAARSKKILQFIIAIILILSCKAVLSLTVAAMGVWLLFFENRKKYGILALFLGVFWFIITTQLIIPQFSGDEVAAVGRYSFLGDSVIEILTNLILKPNIILSRFFTLANLEYIILLFIPVIWGLSPRYLTPLVAAIPALTLNLLTDYQPQKDLVHQYSIPILPFLLLSVIATLAANKSLFRQPKYIILWSLIAFLALGKYGYFTSRYLEQIETVSAMREAVKLVPTEVKVLTSPQISPHLTHRSVIKLAIKDREPINVKEFDYILLNTRYPGWENSQDTVNNLVNQLENNSNFILSYKKDGVFLFNSID is encoded by the coding sequence ATGAAAATTCCCCGTAAATTATGGTTAATATTTGGGATTAGCAGTTTAGTTTTATTTTTTTGTGCTAGTTTACGTCATTGGTTATTTCAATCTAATGCTTTAGATTTAGGTTGGTTTGATCAATCTCTCTATTTAATTAGTCAAGGAAAACCCCCGATTGTTTCTTTTTCTGAGGATCATATTTTGGGGGATCACGCTGCTTTTATTTTTTATCCCTTGGCGTTATTTTATGTTATTTATTCTAATGTTCATTGGTTATTTTTAATTCAAGCGATCGCTTTATCTATTTCTATTGTTCTTTTATGGTTATTAGCTAAACAAGCAGGTTTAAAGGATAATTTAGCTTTAACTATTGTTGGTGTTTATTTACTTTATCCTTTAATTTTTAATGTTAATTTATTTGATTTTCATTCAGAAGTCATTGCTTTACCTACAATATTTTGGGCAGTATTAGCAGCGAGATCAAAAAAAATTCTACAGTTTATTATTGCTATTATTTTAATTTTAAGTTGTAAAGCGGTTTTATCCTTAACTGTTGCAGCAATGGGAGTCTGGTTATTATTCTTTGAAAATAGAAAAAAGTATGGAATTTTAGCTTTATTTTTAGGCGTATTTTGGTTTATTATTACGACACAATTAATTATTCCTCAATTTAGTGGGGATGAAGTAGCCGCAGTGGGACGTTATTCTTTTTTAGGGGACTCAGTAATAGAAATTTTAACTAATTTAATTTTGAAACCTAATATCATTTTAAGTCGCTTTTTTACTTTGGCAAATTTAGAATATATTATCTTATTATTTATTCCTGTTATTTGGGGTTTATCCCCTCGTTATTTAACGCCTTTAGTTGCGGCTATTCCTGCCTTAACTCTAAATTTATTAACTGATTATCAACCACAAAAAGATTTAGTTCATCAATATTCTATTCCTATTTTACCCTTTTTATTATTATCAGTAATAGCAACTTTAGCTGCCAATAAAAGCTTATTTCGTCAACCAAAATATATAATATTGTGGTCATTGATTGCTTTTTTAGCATTAGGAAAATATGGTTATTTTACCTCTCGATATTTAGAACAAATCGAAACAGTATCGGCTATGAGAGAAGCAGTTAAATTAGTTCCTACTGAAGTAAAAGTATTAACCTCTCCGCAAATTTCACCCCATTTAACCCATCGTTCTGTTATTAAATTAGCTATCAAAGATCGAGAACCGATTAATGTCAAAGAGTTTGATTATATTTTACTAAATACTCGTTATCCAGGGTGGGAAAATTCCCAAGACACGGTTAACAATTTAGTCAATCAACTAGAAAATAATTCCAACTTTATCTTATCTTATAAAAAAGATGGTGTGTTTTTATTCAATTCAATTGATTAA
- a CDS encoding nitrate reductase associated protein: MDHFFQFEQEFVESLHCIPMIVRLKLDTCGVKLKLMHWNQFTSEEKKVLVNMACETPEEVKLYRNFLQTLVTEKTGIPAKTLPIDDNPPWLNNEKIPEEIQKKAAEFNKEITLQQWDKLSPLQRFALIKLSRPSHENSNFYPALEEFDL, from the coding sequence ATGGATCATTTTTTTCAATTTGAACAAGAATTTGTAGAATCTTTACACTGTATTCCCATGATTGTCCGTCTCAAGTTAGATACTTGTGGGGTAAAACTAAAATTAATGCACTGGAATCAATTCACCTCAGAAGAAAAAAAAGTTTTAGTTAATATGGCTTGTGAAACTCCAGAAGAAGTAAAGTTATATCGAAATTTTTTGCAAACCTTAGTCACTGAAAAAACGGGAATTCCAGCGAAAACTTTACCGATTGATGATAATCCTCCTTGGTTAAATAATGAGAAAATTCCTGAAGAAATTCAAAAGAAAGCGGCAGAGTTTAACAAAGAAATTACATTACAACAATGGGATAAATTAAGTCCATTACAACGATTTGCTTTAATTAAATTGAGTCGTCCCAGTCATGAAAATAGTAACTTTTATCCTGCTTTAGAGGAGTTTGATTTGTAG
- a CDS encoding DUF86 domain-containing protein, translating to MIKRYTEDYLRDIEEAIRLAVEFTEGMNFEAFCQDKKTIFAVTRAIQIIGEAVKKIPDYTRQEYPQVPWKEIAKMRDKVTHQYFSVKLNVVWDTVKQDLPFLSSLITTILVDFTNSSENNKNY from the coding sequence ATGATTAAGCGATATACTGAAGATTATTTAAGGGACATAGAAGAAGCAATTAGATTAGCTGTTGAATTTACAGAAGGAATGAATTTTGAGGCTTTTTGTCAGGATAAAAAGACTATTTTTGCCGTCACACGAGCAATTCAAATTATTGGTGAAGCCGTAAAGAAAATTCCTGATTACACTAGACAAGAATATCCTCAAGTTCCTTGGAAAGAAATCGCTAAAATGAGAGATAAGGTAACTCATCAATATTTTTCTGTTAAATTAAATGTGGTTTGGGATACGGTTAAGCAAGATTTACCTTTTCTTTCCTCCTTAATTACTACTATTTTAGTAGATTTTACAAACTCATCTGAAAATAATAAAAATTACTAA
- a CDS encoding nucleotidyltransferase family protein, with translation MTKIEKIKTRLREQVSYLKKQYHIKTLGIFGSYVRGEETPNSDLDILVEFESEYHFGLLTFCRLENYLSDLLGVQVDLVMKDSLKPKIGEQILSEVIYL, from the coding sequence ATGACTAAGATAGAAAAAATAAAAACTCGCTTAAGAGAACAAGTTTCATATTTAAAAAAACAATATCATATTAAAACATTGGGAATCTTTGGTTCTTATGTCAGAGGAGAAGAAACACCAAACAGCGATCTTGATATTTTGGTTGAATTTGAATCAGAATATCACTTTGGTTTATTAACTTTTTGTCGTCTAGAAAATTATCTTAGTGATTTATTAGGGGTTCAAGTTGATTTAGTCATGAAAGATAGTCTAAAACCTAAAATTGGTGAACAAATTCTTTCAGAAGTTATTTATTTATGA